The Halobaculum magnesiiphilum genome contains the following window.
TCGCATGGCGGCGGGGGTCCGCGTTCGGAGGCGGACGCCGAAGCGGTCGCGGCGGCGCACGCGGACGCGCTCGCGTCGCTGGCGGCGGAGTTGGTCGGCGACGGGAGGCCCGCGCCCCGCGACGCCGTCGGCGAGTGGCGGACGCTGTTCCCCGGGACGGTCGTGACGCCCGGCGATCCCGAGTACGACGACGCCCGCCGCGTCTGGAACGGGTACGTCTCCGCGTTCCCGGCGGCCGTCGCGTACCCCACGACGCCGGCGGGCGTCGCCCGCGTCGTCGACGCCGCCCAGGAGACGGGACTCGGGATCGCGACGCGCTCGGGCGGGCACTCCTCGGTCGGCACCTCGACCGGCGACGGCGTGCTCGTGTGCGACGTGGGCGCGATGCGGGACGTGACGGTCGACCCGGCGGCCGGAACGGCGACCGTCGAGCCGGGTGCCACCATCGGCGAGCTCGACGCGGCGACGACCGAACACGCCCTCGCGACCCCGCAGGGCGTCGCCCCGGAGGTCGGCGTGACCGGCCTGACGCTCGGCGGCGGGACGGGCTACCTCTCGCGAGCCCACGGGCTGGCGTGCGACCGCCTCCGCCGGGTCGAGTTGGTGACCGCCGCCGGGGAACGAGCGCGGTCGAGCACGGCGAGACCGCGACAGCGAACGGGGAGCGGAGCGACCCGTGAGCGCGTCACCGCGAGCCCGGCGAGAAACCCCGATCTGTTCCGTGCGGTGCGGGGCGCCGGCGGCGACTTCGGCGTCGCCGTCGAGTTGGAGTTCGACCTCGTCCCGGTTCCCGACGAGGTGGCGATGTGTGACACGTGGTTCGGCGTCGACGGCGCCGACGAGATCGCGGCGCTGTTGCGGGCGTACCGCCGGCTGCTTCGCGCGGCGCCGCGGGAGACGAACGTCTCGCCGTACGTTGCGCGCGTTCCCGACGAGCCGGGGTTCACCGACGACCGCGCGGGCGACCTCGCGCTGTGTGTGCTCGGCGCCCACGCCGGCGACCCCGAGGCGGGAGAACGGGCGCTTGCGCCGTTTCGCGATCTGGCTCGCGAATCCGAACGCGGGACCGAGGAGGAACGCGAGAGCGGGGACGGAACGAACCGCGGCGGCGACGCGACGGCGCCGCTGATCGATCACGCCGAACGCGTTCCGTACCGGGAACTCCAGCGATACCTCGGGGGCGACTCGGCCGCCGGCGACCGCTACTACTGGAAATCCGTCGCCGTCGAGTCGTTCACCGACGACCTCGTCGCGCTCGTCGCCGAGCGAATGACCGCGCTCCCGGGCGGGGCCGGCGCGGGGCCGGACAGCACCGTCGTCGTCTGGCCGATGGGGGGCGCGATCGCCGACCTCGATCCGGGCGACACGGCGGTGCCCGAGCGCGACGCCGAGGTCGTCCTCAACTTCGAGGCGTGTTGGAGCGACCCCGGCGCGGACGACGAGCACGTCTCGTGGGCACGGGAGTCTGCCGAGTCAGTCCGCGAAGTGGCGACGGTGACCGGGGAGCTGCCGAACTTCTCGGGAACAGAGCGCGGCGAATCCGCCGCCCGCGACGTGTACGGCGACAACTACGACTGGCTCCGGGAGACCAAGCGGGAGTGGGACCCCGAGAGGGTGTTCTCGCCGAGCGGCCGGTTGTGACACGATCGAGGGTGAGAGACTCTCTCGTGTGAGAATTCCGGGGACGAGGTTATCCGTCCCGAGCGCGTATCGGAGGGTATGGACGACCCCTCCACACGCACCGCCAGACCGCCCCCGAAGAACACGCTGTTTTGCCCCGAGTGCGGCCACGCCGCGCCGGCCGACGGCGACTGGGTCGTGCGCGAGCGCGACGGCGTCGAGGCGCTGACGTGCCCCGACTGCGGCGCGACCCTGACGGTCCGCCGGTCGAAGCTGGCGGCGCCGGCCTGACGCCCGAGCGCGGCGAGCCGTCGATGGTCGAACGCGACGACACGGCGTCGGGAAGCGACACGCAACGCGGTGACCCCCGGCGTTCGCCGACACGCTGGGGTTGAAGCCGCGGGCGACCGTGGGGCCCGTATGCGCGCAGCAGTGTTCCACGGCCCCGGCGATATCCGGGTCGAGGAGGTCGACAAGCCCGAGATCGAGGAGCCGACCGACGCGATCGTCCGCGTCACCCACACCGCGATCTGCGGGTCGGACCTGTGGTTCTACCGCGGCGAGAGCGACCGCGACCCGGGGACGGGCGTCGGCCACGAGCCGATGGGAGTCGTCGAGGAGGTCGGCGAGGACGTGCGCTCGGTCGAGCCGGGCGACCGCGTGCTCGCCCCCTTCGCCATCTCCTGTGGCTCCTGTGAGTTCTGTCGCAAGGGGCTGCACACCTCCTGTGTGAACCGCGACTCGTGGGGCGGCGACAACGGCGGCGCCCAGGGCGAGTTCGTCCGCTCGACGCACGCCGACGGCACGCTCGTCCGGGTGCCCGACCGCTACGCCGACGACGAGGACGCCCTCCGGTCGCTGCTCCCGCTCACCGACGTGATGGGGACGGGCCACCACGCCGCCCTGTCGGCGGGCGTCGAGGCCGGCGAGGACGCGGTCGTCGTCGGCGACGGCGCCGTGGGGCTGTGCGGCGTCGCCGCCGCCCGCCGGCTGGGCGCCGAGCGGATCGTCGCCGTCGGCCACCACGAGGACCGCCTCGCGATCGCCGAGGAGTTCGGCGCCACCCACACGGTCGCCGAGCGCGGCGACGACGCGGTCGACGCGGTGCTCGACATCACCGACGGCGGCGCCAACCACGTGCTGGAGTGCGTCGGCGCCGCCTCCGCGATGGAAACCGCGGTGGAGGCCGCCCGCCCTGGCGGCACCGTCGGCTACGTCGGCGTTCCCCACGGGATGGAGGGCGGGCTCGATCTGTTCTCGTTCTTCGGCGACAACGTCGCGCTGCGCGGCGGCGTCGCGCCGGTCCGCGCGTACGCCGAGGAGCTGCTGGCCGACGTGCTCCAGGGGACGCTCGACCCGTCGCCGATCTTCACCGAAACCGTGGGCCTCGACGGCGTCCCCGATGGGTACCGCATGATGGACGAACGGGAGGCCGTGAAGGTGCTCGTGAAGCCCTGGGAGTAGGCGAACGGGCGGGTCCACGTTGGATGCTACCTCGTGACAAACGCTAAACCCCGAGCGGCCGATGGGCCGGTATGGAGGTCGTCGAGCGACCCACGTTCGAGTCAGAGGTGAGCAAGCGCATCTACGAGTACGTCGAGCGGCACGGGACCGCGAACCGTCACATCGTCCAGCAGACCGTGTCGGCGCCGGCCGAGGAGTTCGAGCGCGAACTGGACCGCCTGGAGTCGCGGGGATACCTCGACGACGACGGCGGGACCCTCCGGGTCGCGCTCGACGTGGGCGCCGTCGAGGAGTACGAGACCGCCGACACGTCCTTCACGATCCGGCCGGCCCGCCAGGACGACTTCGAGGGCCTCGTGGCGGCGATCCGGCAGGTCACCGACCAGGAGACGTACGTCGTCGCCGAGAGCATCGCCGAGCAGTTGCTGTACGAGGAGACGGTGACGCGGCACAACTCCGTCGAGTCGCGGGTGTTCTTCGTCGCCGTCGCCGACGACGCCATCGTCGGGTGGACCCACCTCGACCTGCCGCAGGTGTCGCGGGTGCGCGAGACGGCCAAACAGACCGTCGGGGTCGTTCCCGAGTACCGTCGGTCCGGGATCGGGGGACAGCTCCTCCGGCGCGGCCTCGACTGGGCGGAGGCCAACGGCTTCCGGAAGGTGTACAACAGCGTTCCGGTGACGAACGCCGCCGCCCTGGACTTCCTCGGCGACCACGACTGGGAGACCGAGGCGATCCGACGGGATCACTACACCATCGACGACGAGCACGTCGACGAGGTCATGATGGCGTACACGTTCTGATGGGAGACGGGCGGTCGATGACGAGCCCGGCGTGGGCGTGCCGGTCGAAGACTCGGGCACGAAGGCGGAGTCGGGGCGATCGAACCGAACGCGGTAGCCGATTTGTGAGTGACCGTCGGCTTATCCAGAACGGAGAGGCCGGACAGAGGGGAGGGCATCTGTAATCCCGTCATGTGTCGTGTCGACCGACGATCTCGCGCGGGAGGTGATCGTTCTCGAACACCATTCCGTCACGTATCGTCTACTCGAATGCGTGCGATTGGTGGGATGATAAGTAGACCCCCCACCCTTCCAGAAGCTTCCACTAACAACCGAACGGATCTATAATTCACAGAACCATGTGCGAATTGTCGGCTCGTTCAACAACCCGAGCACCGCTGGATTCGGCCCCCGGTGCATACGCTTGACCGCACGACCGATCGAGCCAGACTCAAGCTAACCGACGAGCGGGCTCGAATCAGCAGTGATGTATTCACCCAATTACTTATTAGAGCACGGCCGTTTCACTCGGGTATATGGCCTCTCGTCACCGTCGGGAGTCCGCCGCGGAGGAGTTGGCGGACCTCACCGACAAGCCGGAAGCGGACTTCGACGCGGAGGAGTTCGAGATCCCCGAGTTGGACGATCTCGACTCCGTCAGCGAGTCGTAACGCGCCCTTCTACTTCGAGCGTTCGTGATACTCGGCGAGTAGCTCCTCGTATCGCTCGTCGAAGAAGCGCTCGCAGTACGCCGGGGCCCTGTTTACCGGCACTTCGGGGAAGCCCTTCTGAACGTCCACCTTCAGATCGTCGTAGGCGTACAAGTCGATGTGGAGCCGTTCGTCCGTGATATCGTGACCCCAATCCATGTGCGGGTGGTGATCGAACCGGGCGACGTGTTGCCAGTCGTCCTCGGAGCCGTATTCCGGTGCGTGGTTACACTCCAGTTGAACAACGAACCAGAGTACGTCCCCTTCCTCGACGCCGAGTTCCGTTCGACGCCGAACCCGCCCGTAGTCGAGGTGAGCGGTGTAACTCCTGTCGGGAGTTGGCGACTCTAGTTCTCCGCCGTCCATCGATTCTCCGGAACCGGCGGCCTCACTTAGCAGTTGATACTCGTATGCAGTCGGTGCGAGGGTTCGACGGCGCCACCGAGATCATCGCCGTCGCCCTCAACGACGGCTTGTCGTGGATCCGTCTCCGGGTTTGAACATTCCTCCGCGAATCCTCGTTCTGTCGCCTAACCAAATCTAGTCTGAATTATAATCTGGCAGGCAATCGGCCCGACCGGCCCAGGCAAGTGGGTAACAGGTCACGCTTGGGGAGCGATTTTACACATGGCCGTCGCGAGCGGATGTGCAAATGGAGAGGTGGTCGACTCTGTAATGTGCAACCCCCCGTTCTTGGGGGTTCGTGTGGGGTGTGATTGTGTTGGAGTGTTTCATTTGGATATTGATCCCAGTCCAACTATGGATTATTTAACGCTAGGCCGACTTCGAGTCTGAAAACCATTAGCTGCTATTGCTCTGGTAATGTCCGGAACTATCCATCTATTGATAGAAATGACTAATATCCTAACAAATTCTACTGAATATACATGTATCAATATACCAAATTGACTGAGTCAATGAATCTCAACCCTGTTGGGGCTGGGCCGGAATTGGTGTGCCACACACGATTTTGGCACGTGGTTGAGACGCTTCCTAGTGACACGTGTCTACCCCGTGCGATTGTCGGACTCGGACTCCTATCTGAGTTAATCCGACCAAGAGAAAATGACATCTGTATCCAGGTTGACGCAAGCGAGGCTCAGGAAATAACCGCGATAGTGCTCCCAGAGACCTTGGTGGAGATTCGAAAGCTCTGCCGTGACCTTACTAGGAGCAATCACCAGTACGATCAAGAAGCAGTAGGGAAGTTCCTCCAGCGGACAGGACTCACCCGTCATCCCACTGCTGGTAACGATCTGTGTGATTTCCAGGCAATTGAGCCGATTAATAAAATCACTGATGCACCGGAGTTGGACGTCACCGGATGGAAACCATCAGATCAGTCCAGGCCTGCTGACAAGTCAACCCAATCCGAGTCAAAGCAACAAAGCGATATCAAGACCCTGCTTGCGGGAAACAAGCGAGTGACGTACTGGGGTGGGGAGCGTATCACAGGAAAGAGTGGGCTTTCAGATCCAGAACGGATCAAAGATGCTGGGCTGCACCGTGGTGGCGGTTAAAACACAGCAACAATAAGTCATGTGTTTTGATTATTCAGATACCACTTAACCATTCAGCATATATCGTGACGATCGAAAGCCAAGTAATCGTGTTTTCTCTGGATCTAATTCGCCGAAAAAGCGGGCGACGAGGGATTTGAACCCCCGACCTCTTGGTCCGGAACCAAGCGTTCTGTCCGCTGAACTAGCCGCCCTCACACCCTTGTACCGCGGCCCGGCGAATAAGCCTTCGGAACCGTCACGGGCTCGCGACGAACGGAACGTGAAGCTGTCGGAAACAACCGCGAGAACGTGGAAAAGCGGGTCGGCGACGGGACCGAACGGTTACGGCGCTTCGCCGGTCTCGATCGTGAAGTCCGCGCGGGGGTACGCGACGCAGGTGAGGGTGTACCCCTCGTCGAGTTCGGCGTCGTCGAGCATCTGCTGGTTGTCGTGTTCGACGTAGTCCTCGGCGTTGCCGCCGGAGGTGATCTGGCCGGCACACGAGACGCACTGGCCCTCCCGGCAGGCGTAGGGCATGTCCCAGCCCTCGTCCTCGCCGGCCTCCAGGACCGTCTCGTTGTTGGCGACCTCGATCGTGTCGCCCTCCTTCGTGAACTCGACCTCGAAGTGCTCGATCTCGTCCTCGGGAATGTCGCCGGGGCCGGACGACGACTCCTCGGCCGCCGCGCCCTCCTCCAGTTCGCCCTCCTCGCCGGTCGCGACCGCGCCGGCGGGGGCGCTCCCGCCCCCGATGGCGCGGCTCCCCGGCTCGGGGAACTCCGTCTCCTCGACGGTGGAGGCCCGCCGCTCGATGACCTCCTCGGAGATGTCCGCGGTGGCCTCCCAGCCGGTGCCGCGGGCGGCGTGCAGGGCGACGAAGACCAACACGAGGCCCGCGCCGAACCCGATTGCCACGGGGTCTACCATGCTCGCGGCTATGAAGCGGGGGGTAACAAGGGTTGTGATCGTTGGCGGGCGACGGATCCGCGCGAGTCGCCGACGGCGAACGTGTTCGACGTCGAGATCGCCCCGCGACGGGGTCACCCCGCCGGGGCGTCGCCCGCGGTCGCGTTCGCCCACGACCGGTCCGGGTCGGTCGCGCCCGGACACCGACCGTCGAGCGGGCTCGTGTACGACGCCGAGCAGCCGGCGAACTCGCCGTTCTCCATCCACTGGATCCGCGTGCCGTGCGCGTCCGGGATCAGTCCCTCGGGGCTGCCGCCGCTGGGCGTCACCGTGATCCGATACAGGACGCCCGTCTCACAGGAGGCGTTCGTCGGGCCCTCGTGGCGGGAGTCGACGTGAACGCGGAACGTACTGAGGTCGGTGCCCGGCGGCGACGTGCGTTCGGTCCACGCCGAGAGGTTCGCGTCCGTGTCGCCGGTCTCGATGAAGTCGACCTGTGAGTAGTTTCCGGCGTCGAAGGAGCCGCTCGAATACGTCGCCACGTCCTCGGCACAGCCGGCGTCGAGCCGTTCGAACTCGGTGACCCGAAGCTCCGACGGCCCGGTGTGGTCGGAGAAGCCGGGGAGCGCGTTCACCGAGGGGCCGACGACGGCGCCGACCGCGAACGCGAGGAGGGCGACGGCGACCAGCCGCTGTGTCGATTGGGAGACCATACGCGGCCGTTTTCACGGCTCCGTGAAGTCCGTGGCGGACCGCCGCGGGTCGGGGAGCGGGGAGTGGGGGGCGGGGGGCGGGGGGCGGGGGCGGGGGGCGGGGGCGGGGGGGCGGCTACTCCCCGGTCCGGGGGACCTCGTGGCGACCGAAGCCGTACCGCAGCCGACTCGCGAGCCGCCGGCCGAACCGCTCCTCGCGGGAGTCGAAGCGTTCGGCGAGCGCCTGGTAGATGAGCGGCACGGGCACCTCCTGTTCGAGCGCCTCCTGTACGGTCCAGGTTCCGGTGGACCCGCCCTCGATACGGTCGGCCACGTCGCCCAGGTCGTTGCCCTCCTCGCGGAACGCCTCCTCACAGAGTTCCAGCAGCCACGACCGGATGACCGCGCCGTTGTTCCACGTGCGCGCGACGGCCTCCAGGTCGAGGTCGTAGCGGCCGCGGTGGAGGAGCTCGAACCCCTCGCCGTACGCCTGCATCAGCGCGTACTCGACGCCGTTGTGGACCATCTTCACGTAGTGGCCCGAGCCGGCGGGCCCCATCCGGTCGTGGCCCGCGGGGCCGGTGGCGACGGCGTCGAACACGGGCGTCAGCTCCTCGTAGGCCCACTCGGGGCCGCCGACCATCAGCGAGAAGCCGAGTTCCGCGCCGGCTGGACCCCCGGAGGTGCCGCAGTCGAGGTACGCCGCGTCGGTCGCCTCCGCGCGGCGGACGGAGTCCTCGAAGTAGGAGTTGCCGCCGTCGACGACCACGTCGTCGCCGTCGAGGTGCGGCTCCAGGTCCGCGAGCGTGGCGTCGACCGCGTCGCCGGCGGGGACCATCAGCCAGATGCGGGCGCCGGCGTCGTCTCCCTCGCCGGCTCCGCCCTCGCCGCTATCCAGTCGCTCGTACAGGTCCGCCACCGAGTCCGCCGGCTCCGCGCCGGCCTCGGCGGCCGCGGCGGTCGCCTCCGCGTCGAGGTCGAACGCGACCACGTCGTGGCCGGCGTCGAGGACGCGGTCGACGACGATCCGTCCCATGCGACCGAGTCCGATCACGCCGAGTCGTATGCTCATACCGGCGCGTCGGCGAGGCGGGGCGTATGCGTTGCGGTGTGCGGGAGCCGCCGCGCGGGCCGGGGTGTGCGGGCGCGGCCGCACGGTCGGCAGATCGCAGCCGGATCGCCCGGAAGCGCCGCACTTACGCGCCGCGCTCACGCACACACCCCCATGGACGACCGAGTGCGAGAACACGCCGAGGTGCTGGTCGACTGGAGCGCCCGCGTCGACGCGGGCGACCAGGTCGTGATGGACATCGCCGAGGGCGCCCACGACCTGGCGGTCGCGGTGGCCGCGGAGCTGGGCGAGCGCGACGCGAGGCTGCTGACCACATACGGCTCCAGCGAGGTGGGCCGCGCGTTCCTCCGCGCCGGCGACGACGACGACCGCGAGTTCGCACACAGCGAGCCGAAGCTGGCGATGCTGGAGGCCGCGGACGTGTACCTCCGCATCGGCGGCGGACGTAACACGACCGCCCTCGCGGACGTGGACGGCGACCGCCGCCGGCGCGCCCGGAAGGCGACAACGGCGACCCGCGAGGCGCGGATGGACACCGACTGGGTCTCCACGGTCCACCCGACGCGCTCGCTCGCCCAGCAGGCCGGGATGGCCTACGAGGAGTACCGGGACTTCGTGTACGACGCGGTCCTGCGCGACTGGGAGTCGCTGGCCGAGGAGATGGCGAACATGAAGGAGATCCTCGACGCCGGCAGCGAGGTCCGCATCGAGAAGGAGCGCACGGACCTCACGATGTCCATCGAGGACCGCACGGCGGTCAACTCCGCCGCGAGCGTCGCCTACGACTCCCACAACCTGCCCTCGGGCGAGGTGTTCACCGCGCCGCACGCCACCGAGGGCGAGGTGTACTTCGACGTGCCGATGACCATCGACGCCCGGCGCGTGCGGGGCGTCTCGCTCACGTTCGAGGACGGCGAGGTCGTCGACTTCGCCGCCGAGCAGGGCGAGGAGGCGATCGCGGACGTGCTCGCCACCGACGAGGGGGCCCGTCGACTCGGGGAACTCGGGATCGGGATGAACCGCGGCATCGACCGCTTCACCGACTCGATCCTGTTCGACGAGAAGATGGGCGACACCGTCCACCTCGCGGTCGGGCGCGCGTACGACGCCTGCCTGCCGGAGGGCGAGTCGGGCAACGACTCGGCGGTCCACGTCGACATGATCACGGACATGTCCGAGGACTCGCGCATGCTGGTCGACGGCGAAGTGGTGCAACACAACGGGACCTTTCGGTGGGAGGACGACTTTTCCGCCGAGTAGGTCGACTCGGCGTCACATCGTTTGTCGGTATTTCTATTGGCGAAACGACACGAACGGTTCGAACACTCCCGTTCACACGGCGCACACAACCCCACGGCGGTTGGCGTGCGGCTGCCGCGCCTCGTGCGCGGTCGCCGCGCGCGAGGGGCGAGTACCGGAGCGCGAACGGAGTGAGCGCGAGGAACGCAGTCGGCTGGGGAGGCTCACGTGAACGGAGTGAACGTGAGTTCGTCGGAGCTCGCTCCGACGTACGTGAGGCTGCGGTGCGGTCGCGGTGGGCGGGACTGAAAGGGGCCGCGGGTGTGCGCGAACCCCGATGACGTAAGCACTGGAGCGAGGTGAACGAAGTGAGCCGAGCGAAGCGCGCAGCGAGTCGCGGGAGCGCACACCCGCGGGGGCTTTCGAGAACCTCGACGCCCTGCCGGCGGTAACTCCGCAGCGGTGTTCGTCATCCGAGTTCCCACAGAATACGGATCAGACCGTCGCGCTTAACCTCCGCCCACCACCACGGACACGCGATCATGGAGCCGCGCCACGCCCGCTACCCGTTCTTCGCGTCGGCCCGCGAGGCCGTCCGCGCGTCGGGCGTCGACCTGGCCGCGCTCGTCGCCGACGGCGACGACGCCGTCGACCGCGGCCGCGAGCGGGTCGAGCGCGCGCTCACCGAGGGCACCGTCGAACCCGAGGACGCCGGCGCATGGGACACCCGCGACGAGCTGCTCTCGTATCCGATCGCGCGGATCCTCGTCTCGCTGCTCGACTCACACGCCGCCGTCGAGAAGTACGCGCAGGCCGAGGCGGCCACCGCCTACCGCCGCTTCACCGAGGACCTCGACCGCGCCCGCGACGACGGCGCCCGCCGCGAGCCCGCCCGCGTCGACCGGGACGCCCTGCTGCGGGAGTTCGACCTCGCCGGCGCCGTCCGAATCGAGGACCCGAAGCCCGGGCAGGTGGCGGGGAGGTGGCTCTGGCTCGACGTCGGCGCGTACCTCTCGTACGTCGACCCCGACTGGGGCGACGACTGGCGGCTCGTCAACCGCGAGCTCGTCGACGGCGAGGTGCGCACCGAACGCGAGGAGCTGTATCGCCTGCTGCGCGAGGCCGTCGAGGACCGCGTCGCCGAGGGGCTCCCGTTCGAGGGCGTCGGCGAGGAGCTCGCCGACGAGCTGGAGACCGAGATAAGCGACCTGCGCGACCTGCTGGCCGACCGGAGCGTCGCCGCCGACCTCGACGTGGTCGCGCCCGAGTACTTCCCGCCGTGTATCGCGAAACTGCTGGGGCGGGCACAGGGCGGCGACGAGCTGGACCCCCACGAGCGCTTCTCGCTGCTCGCGTTCCTCGCTGGCCTCAACCTCGACGCCGAGGAGGCCGTGGCGCTGTCGGGGCTCGACCCGGAGCTCGTCGCCGACCGCTTCGCGTACCTCCGCGACGACTCCGGCGCGCAGTACCCGCCGCCGTCGTGTCGGACGCTCGGCGAGTACGGGATCTGCGGGAACGAGGACAACCACCGCAGCGTCGCGCCCCATCCCCTGGAGTACTACAGCCGGAAGCTCCGCGAGGCCGACGAGGTCGTCGACTGGCGTGAACGAACCGACTCGGACGCCGGCGACGCCGCGGCCTGAGCGGCACTCCGGTGGAACGACGGGTCCGGGTCGGAGGTCCTCCGATCGCTACTCGCGGCGATCGAGGAGGACGCCGGCGGCGGCCATCAGCACGACGAACAGGCCGATCGCGGCGACGAGGTAGTACGCGCCGATGTTCGAGAGGTTGTGGCCGTCGGTGTACTGGAGACCGATGGCGACCAGAAGGGCGATGAAGACGACGACTGCGCCGACGGAGACGGCGATCATGCGGCGCATTTCGGCGTCGATTTCCATGCACCGCCGTATCCGTGGACC
Protein-coding sequences here:
- a CDS encoding FAD-binding oxidoreductase, with translation MSDESHGGGGPRSEADAEAVAAAHADALASLAAELVGDGRPAPRDAVGEWRTLFPGTVVTPGDPEYDDARRVWNGYVSAFPAAVAYPTTPAGVARVVDAAQETGLGIATRSGGHSSVGTSTGDGVLVCDVGAMRDVTVDPAAGTATVEPGATIGELDAATTEHALATPQGVAPEVGVTGLTLGGGTGYLSRAHGLACDRLRRVELVTAAGERARSSTARPRQRTGSGATRERVTASPARNPDLFRAVRGAGGDFGVAVELEFDLVPVPDEVAMCDTWFGVDGADEIAALLRAYRRLLRAAPRETNVSPYVARVPDEPGFTDDRAGDLALCVLGAHAGDPEAGERALAPFRDLARESERGTEEERESGDGTNRGGDATAPLIDHAERVPYRELQRYLGGDSAAGDRYYWKSVAVESFTDDLVALVAERMTALPGGAGAGPDSTVVVWPMGGAIADLDPGDTAVPERDAEVVLNFEACWSDPGADDEHVSWARESAESVREVATVTGELPNFSGTERGESAARDVYGDNYDWLRETKREWDPERVFSPSGRL
- a CDS encoding zinc-dependent alcohol dehydrogenase family protein — its product is MRAAVFHGPGDIRVEEVDKPEIEEPTDAIVRVTHTAICGSDLWFYRGESDRDPGTGVGHEPMGVVEEVGEDVRSVEPGDRVLAPFAISCGSCEFCRKGLHTSCVNRDSWGGDNGGAQGEFVRSTHADGTLVRVPDRYADDEDALRSLLPLTDVMGTGHHAALSAGVEAGEDAVVVGDGAVGLCGVAAARRLGAERIVAVGHHEDRLAIAEEFGATHTVAERGDDAVDAVLDITDGGANHVLECVGAASAMETAVEAARPGGTVGYVGVPHGMEGGLDLFSFFGDNVALRGGVAPVRAYAEELLADVLQGTLDPSPIFTETVGLDGVPDGYRMMDEREAVKVLVKPWE
- a CDS encoding GNAT family N-acetyltransferase, whose amino-acid sequence is MEVVERPTFESEVSKRIYEYVERHGTANRHIVQQTVSAPAEEFERELDRLESRGYLDDDGGTLRVALDVGAVEEYETADTSFTIRPARQDDFEGLVAAIRQVTDQETYVVAESIAEQLLYEETVTRHNSVESRVFFVAVADDAIVGWTHLDLPQVSRVRETAKQTVGVVPEYRRSGIGGQLLRRGLDWAEANGFRKVYNSVPVTNAAALDFLGDHDWETEAIRRDHYTIDDEHVDEVMMAYTF
- a CDS encoding DUF7718 family protein, which encodes MDGGELESPTPDRSYTAHLDYGRVRRRTELGVEEGDVLWFVVQLECNHAPEYGSEDDWQHVARFDHHPHMDWGHDITDERLHIDLYAYDDLKVDVQKGFPEVPVNRAPAYCERFFDERYEELLAEYHERSK
- a CDS encoding 2Fe-2S iron-sulfur cluster-binding protein, whose amino-acid sequence is MVDPVAIGFGAGLVLVFVALHAARGTGWEATADISEEVIERRASTVEETEFPEPGSRAIGGGSAPAGAVATGEEGELEEGAAAEESSSGPGDIPEDEIEHFEVEFTKEGDTIEVANNETVLEAGEDEGWDMPYACREGQCVSCAGQITSGGNAEDYVEHDNQQMLDDAELDEGYTLTCVAYPRADFTIETGEAP
- a CDS encoding NADP-dependent phosphogluconate dehydrogenase, which translates into the protein MRLGVIGLGRMGRIVVDRVLDAGHDVVAFDLDAEATAAAAEAGAEPADSVADLYERLDSGEGGAGEGDDAGARIWLMVPAGDAVDATLADLEPHLDGDDVVVDGGNSYFEDSVRRAEATDAAYLDCGTSGGPAGAELGFSLMVGGPEWAYEELTPVFDAVATGPAGHDRMGPAGSGHYVKMVHNGVEYALMQAYGEGFELLHRGRYDLDLEAVARTWNNGAVIRSWLLELCEEAFREEGNDLGDVADRIEGGSTGTWTVQEALEQEVPVPLIYQALAERFDSREERFGRRLASRLRYGFGRHEVPRTGE
- a CDS encoding aminopeptidase, whose protein sequence is MDDRVREHAEVLVDWSARVDAGDQVVMDIAEGAHDLAVAVAAELGERDARLLTTYGSSEVGRAFLRAGDDDDREFAHSEPKLAMLEAADVYLRIGGGRNTTALADVDGDRRRRARKATTATREARMDTDWVSTVHPTRSLAQQAGMAYEEYRDFVYDAVLRDWESLAEEMANMKEILDAGSEVRIEKERTDLTMSIEDRTAVNSAASVAYDSHNLPSGEVFTAPHATEGEVYFDVPMTIDARRVRGVSLTFEDGEVVDFAAEQGEEAIADVLATDEGARRLGELGIGMNRGIDRFTDSILFDEKMGDTVHLAVGRAYDACLPEGESGNDSAVHVDMITDMSEDSRMLVDGEVVQHNGTFRWEDDFSAE
- a CDS encoding DNA primase large subunit PriL — translated: MEPRHARYPFFASAREAVRASGVDLAALVADGDDAVDRGRERVERALTEGTVEPEDAGAWDTRDELLSYPIARILVSLLDSHAAVEKYAQAEAATAYRRFTEDLDRARDDGARREPARVDRDALLREFDLAGAVRIEDPKPGQVAGRWLWLDVGAYLSYVDPDWGDDWRLVNRELVDGEVRTEREELYRLLREAVEDRVAEGLPFEGVGEELADELETEISDLRDLLADRSVAADLDVVAPEYFPPCIAKLLGRAQGGDELDPHERFSLLAFLAGLNLDAEEAVALSGLDPELVADRFAYLRDDSGAQYPPPSCRTLGEYGICGNEDNHRSVAPHPLEYYSRKLREADEVVDWRERTDSDAGDAAA
- a CDS encoding DUF7472 family protein — encoded protein: MEIDAEMRRMIAVSVGAVVVFIALLVAIGLQYTDGHNLSNIGAYYLVAAIGLFVVLMAAAGVLLDRRE